One Streptomyces sp. SAI-135 DNA segment encodes these proteins:
- a CDS encoding GNAT family N-acetyltransferase, which produces MEWKVSSLAERPEMRERVLGMASSWPQFVTEDLVGNAHYGRISGDFPEYVQFAEDERGEVVAHAHSVPFALGAEDRGELPARGWDEVLVWAFSDLRRGVRPDTVSAISVVVDPRFQGRGLSARMLSAMRDNARAHGFSEVVAPVRPSAKHLEPHTPITEYVSRTRPDGLPHDPWLRVHVRAGAHVHAVAPASMTVSASLEQWRRWTGLPFDTRGDIEVPGALVPVRCEPERGYAVYVEPNVWMRHAL; this is translated from the coding sequence ATGGAGTGGAAGGTATCGAGTCTTGCCGAGCGTCCCGAGATGCGGGAGCGGGTGCTCGGCATGGCCAGCAGCTGGCCGCAGTTCGTCACCGAGGACCTCGTGGGCAACGCGCACTACGGACGGATCTCCGGCGACTTCCCCGAGTACGTGCAGTTCGCCGAGGACGAGCGGGGTGAGGTCGTCGCGCACGCCCACAGCGTTCCCTTCGCCCTCGGTGCCGAGGACCGCGGTGAACTGCCCGCCCGGGGCTGGGACGAGGTGCTGGTGTGGGCCTTCAGCGACCTCCGGCGTGGCGTACGGCCCGACACGGTGAGCGCGATCTCGGTCGTCGTCGATCCCCGCTTCCAGGGCCGGGGGCTGTCCGCCCGGATGCTCTCGGCGATGCGTGACAACGCCCGCGCCCACGGCTTCAGCGAGGTCGTCGCCCCCGTCCGCCCCAGCGCCAAGCACCTCGAACCGCACACCCCGATCACGGAGTACGTCTCCCGCACCCGCCCCGACGGACTGCCGCACGATCCCTGGCTGCGCGTGCACGTGCGCGCCGGCGCCCACGTGCACGCCGTGGCGCCGGCGTCCATGACGGTGTCCGCGTCGCTGGAGCAGTGGCGCCGTTGGACCGGACTGCCCTTCGACACCCGGGGCGACATCGAGGTGCCCGGGGCGCTGGTACCGGTGCGCTGCGAGCCGGAGCGCGGGTACGCGGTGTACGTCGAGCCCAACGTGTGGATGCGGCACGCCCTTTGA
- a CDS encoding HNH endonuclease family protein, whose translation MMRLKGGAAAAVVLVFAMAGCKAETTTGSGGPEETGVAGGSGAALSAAESLTVKGRAPKTGYERDRFGTAWADTDSNECDTRDDILKRDLEDVKFTGGDCKVSYGVLESDPYSGKEVTYRRGRSQVDIDHVVALSDAWQKGAKYWDASKRIALANDPLNLLAVDASTNRSKGDGDTATWLPPNKAYRCTYVAAQVAVKKKYGLWVTAAEKSAMEKVLTGCPGQKLPVGGNPTAAPPRFHAD comes from the coding sequence GTGATGCGTCTGAAGGGCGGGGCCGCGGCCGCCGTCGTGCTGGTGTTCGCCATGGCCGGGTGCAAGGCGGAGACGACCACAGGATCCGGCGGACCTGAGGAGACCGGCGTCGCGGGCGGCTCGGGCGCGGCCCTCAGCGCCGCCGAGTCGCTCACCGTGAAGGGGCGGGCACCCAAGACGGGTTACGAACGGGACCGGTTCGGCACCGCGTGGGCCGACACCGACTCCAACGAGTGCGACACCCGCGACGACATACTCAAACGCGACCTGGAGGACGTGAAGTTCACCGGCGGGGACTGCAAGGTGTCCTACGGCGTACTGGAGTCGGACCCGTACTCGGGCAAGGAGGTGACCTACCGGCGGGGGCGCAGTCAGGTCGACATCGACCACGTGGTCGCGCTCTCCGACGCCTGGCAGAAGGGGGCCAAGTACTGGGACGCCAGCAAGCGGATAGCCCTCGCCAACGACCCCCTCAACCTCCTGGCCGTCGACGCGAGCACCAACCGTTCCAAGGGCGACGGTGACACGGCCACCTGGCTGCCGCCGAACAAGGCGTACCGGTGCACGTACGTGGCCGCCCAGGTCGCCGTGAAGAAGAAGTACGGCCTGTGGGTCACGGCCGCCGAGAAGTCCGCGATGGAGAAGGTCCTCACGGGCTGCCCCGGCCAGAAGCTCCCGGTCGGCGGCAACCCGACGGCGGCGCCGCCGCGTTTCCACGCGGACTGA
- a CDS encoding nucleotidyltransferase family protein, with protein MLGRFPLTEQLDAFRATLDRNEILTEVMARTATLDLPGWYVTAGCLFQTVWNVVTGRPPAQGIRDYDVFYFDDTDLSWEAEDAVIRAGQEVFGGLRAEVEIRNEARVHLWYEEKFGVPCPRYDSTESAIDRFVATTCCLGVRLERGGEWRVYAPHGLSDVFNLVVRPNPVLAPKEVYEAKAARWKEIWPELTVLPWPEGSPTRRPAGSST; from the coding sequence ATGCTCGGACGATTCCCTTTGACGGAACAGCTGGATGCGTTCCGTGCCACGCTCGACCGGAACGAGATCCTGACCGAGGTGATGGCCAGGACGGCGACGCTTGACCTGCCGGGCTGGTACGTGACGGCGGGCTGCCTGTTCCAGACCGTGTGGAACGTGGTCACCGGCAGACCCCCGGCCCAAGGCATCAGGGACTACGACGTCTTCTACTTCGACGACACCGATCTCTCCTGGGAGGCCGAGGATGCCGTGATCAGAGCAGGGCAGGAGGTGTTCGGCGGCCTGCGGGCCGAGGTGGAGATCCGCAACGAGGCCCGGGTGCACCTCTGGTACGAGGAAAAGTTCGGGGTGCCCTGCCCTCGGTACGACTCCACCGAGTCCGCCATCGACCGCTTCGTCGCGACCACTTGCTGTCTGGGCGTGCGGCTCGAACGTGGCGGGGAATGGCGGGTCTATGCCCCGCACGGGCTGTCCGACGTCTTCAACCTCGTGGTCCGCCCCAACCCGGTCCTTGCCCCGAAAGAGGTCTACGAGGCCAAGGCCGCGCGCTGGAAGGAGATATGGCCGGAGCTCACGGTGCTGCCGTGGCCGGAAGGGTCACCGACGAGGCGGCCGGCAGGCTCGTCGACGTGA
- a CDS encoding TetR/AcrR family transcriptional regulator: MAPAETKKPNRPYHHGDLRHAILTAALDVIAADGPAGLSLRDLARRAGVSHAAPAHHFRDRTGLLTAIAAEGFALLAAALNDASDLKDAGVRYVRFAREHPAHFQVMFAPELLRADDLELITARALATDALRTAVAAVDADDFGVDSRLAGVAAWSLAHGFATLLLSHNLDGPVGDRDPEEVFRTLAATLFRTH, translated from the coding sequence ATGGCACCTGCGGAGACCAAGAAGCCGAACCGCCCCTACCATCACGGCGATCTGCGCCACGCGATCCTCACCGCCGCCCTCGACGTCATCGCCGCCGACGGCCCCGCCGGGCTGAGCCTGCGCGACCTGGCCCGCCGTGCCGGGGTCTCGCACGCGGCCCCGGCCCACCACTTCCGCGACCGCACCGGACTGCTCACGGCGATCGCCGCCGAAGGTTTCGCGCTGCTCGCGGCCGCCCTCAACGACGCCTCGGACCTCAAGGACGCGGGCGTGCGCTACGTACGCTTCGCCCGCGAGCACCCGGCTCACTTCCAGGTGATGTTCGCGCCGGAACTGCTGCGCGCCGACGACCTCGAACTGATCACGGCCCGCGCCCTGGCCACCGACGCCCTGCGCACCGCGGTCGCAGCCGTGGACGCCGATGACTTCGGCGTCGACAGCCGCCTCGCGGGAGTCGCCGCCTGGTCCCTCGCCCACGGCTTCGCCACGCTGCTCCTCAGCCACAACCTGGACGGCCCGGTCGGCGACAGAGACCCCGAGGAGGTGTTCCGGACGCTGGCGGCCACGCTCTTCCGCACGCACTGA
- the mfd gene encoding transcription-repair coupling factor, translating to MSLHGLLDAVVKDPALAEAITAALDGNRMHVDLVGPPAARPFAIAALAREAGRPVLAVTATGREAEDLAAALRSLLPSEGVVEYPSWETLPHERLSPRSDTVGRRLAVLRRLAHPRPDDPETGPVSVVVAPVRSVLQPQVKGLGDLEPVALRTGQTADLNTVVEALAAAAYARVELVERRGEFAVRGGILDVFPPTEEHPLRVEFWGDDVEEIRYFKVADQRSLEIAEHGLWAPPCRELLLTDDVRARARALAEQHPELGELLGRIAEGIAVEGMESLAPVLVDDMELLLDVLPKGAMAVVCDPERVRTRASDLVATSQEFLQASWAATAGGGEAPIDVGAASLWSIADVRDRARELDMMWWSVSPFAADLELEADTLKLGMHAPETYRGDTAKALADTKGWLADGWRAVFVTEAHGPAARTVEVLGGEGIAARLDAELTSLSPSVVHVACGSIEYGFVDPALRLAVLTETDLTGQKAAGKDGTRMPARRRKTIDPLTLESGDYIVHEQHGVGRYIEMVQRTVQGATREYLVVEYAPAKRGQPGDRLYIPTDQLEQITKYVGGEAPTLHRLGGADWTKTKARAKKAVKEIAADLIKLYSARMAAPGHTFGPDTPWQRELEDAFPYAETPDQLTTIAEVKEDMEKSVPMDRLICGDVGYGKTEIAVRAAFKAVQDGKQVAVLVPTTLLVQQHFGTFSERYSQFPVVVKALSRFQTDTEAKAVLEGLREGSVDVVIGTHRLFSSETKFKDLGLVIVDEEQRFGVEHKEQLKKLRANVDVLTMSATPIPRTLEMAVTGIREMSTITTPPEERHPVLTFVGPYEEKQIGAAIRRELLREGQVFYIHNRVESIDRAASRLREIVPEARIATAHGQMSEQALEQVVVDFWEKKFDVLVSTTIVESGIDISNANTLIVERGDNFGLSQLHQLRGRVGRGRERGYAYFLYPPEKPLTETAHERLATIAQHTEMGAGMYVAMKDLEIRGAGNLLGGEQSGHIAGVGFDLYVRMVGEAVADYRASLEGGVEEEPPLEVKIELPVDAHVPHDYAPGERLRLQAYRAIASVNTEEDIKAVREELVDRYGKLPEPVENLLLVAGLRMLARACGVGEIVLQGTNIRFAPVELRESQELRLKRLYPGTVIKPAAHQVLVPRPKTAKVGGKPLVGRELLGWVGEFLTSILGS from the coding sequence ATGAGCCTGCACGGTCTGCTCGACGCCGTCGTCAAGGACCCCGCCCTCGCGGAAGCGATCACGGCGGCCCTGGACGGCAACCGCATGCACGTCGACCTGGTCGGCCCCCCGGCGGCCCGCCCCTTCGCGATCGCCGCACTCGCGCGTGAGGCCGGCCGCCCCGTGCTCGCGGTGACGGCCACGGGCCGCGAGGCCGAGGACCTCGCCGCGGCCCTGCGCTCCCTGCTCCCCTCCGAGGGAGTCGTGGAGTACCCCTCCTGGGAGACCCTCCCGCACGAGCGCCTCAGCCCCCGCTCCGACACCGTCGGCCGCCGACTGGCGGTTCTGCGGCGCCTGGCCCACCCCCGCCCCGACGACCCCGAGACCGGCCCGGTCTCCGTGGTCGTCGCGCCCGTACGCTCCGTGCTCCAGCCCCAGGTCAAGGGCCTCGGCGACCTGGAGCCGGTGGCCCTGCGCACCGGCCAGACCGCCGACCTGAACACGGTCGTGGAGGCCCTGGCCGCCGCCGCGTACGCGCGCGTGGAGCTCGTCGAGAGGCGCGGCGAGTTCGCCGTACGAGGAGGCATCCTCGACGTCTTCCCGCCCACCGAGGAACACCCCCTGCGCGTCGAGTTCTGGGGCGACGACGTCGAGGAGATCCGCTACTTCAAGGTCGCCGACCAGCGCTCCCTGGAGATCGCCGAACACGGCCTGTGGGCCCCGCCCTGCCGCGAGCTGCTCCTGACGGACGACGTACGCGCCCGTGCGCGCGCCCTCGCCGAGCAGCACCCCGAGCTCGGCGAACTGCTCGGCCGGATCGCCGAGGGGATCGCCGTGGAGGGCATGGAGTCCCTCGCGCCCGTCCTCGTCGACGACATGGAGCTCCTGCTCGACGTCCTGCCCAAGGGCGCCATGGCCGTCGTGTGCGACCCGGAGCGGGTCCGCACACGCGCGTCCGACCTCGTGGCCACCTCGCAGGAGTTCCTCCAGGCCTCCTGGGCGGCCACCGCGGGCGGCGGCGAGGCGCCCATCGACGTCGGCGCGGCCTCCCTGTGGTCCATCGCCGACGTCCGCGACCGCGCGCGCGAGCTGGACATGATGTGGTGGTCGGTGTCGCCGTTCGCTGCCGACCTCGAACTGGAGGCGGACACCCTCAAGCTCGGCATGCACGCGCCCGAGACCTACCGCGGCGACACCGCCAAGGCGCTCGCCGACACCAAGGGCTGGCTCGCCGACGGCTGGCGCGCGGTCTTCGTGACCGAGGCGCACGGCCCCGCGGCCCGTACCGTCGAGGTGCTCGGCGGCGAGGGCATCGCGGCCCGCCTCGACGCCGAGCTCACCTCCCTGAGCCCGTCCGTCGTCCACGTGGCGTGCGGCTCCATCGAGTACGGGTTCGTCGACCCGGCGCTCAGACTCGCCGTCCTCACCGAGACCGACCTGACCGGGCAGAAGGCGGCCGGCAAGGACGGCACCCGGATGCCCGCCCGGCGGCGCAAGACGATCGACCCGCTCACCCTGGAGTCGGGCGACTACATCGTCCACGAGCAGCACGGCGTGGGCCGCTACATCGAGATGGTCCAGCGGACCGTGCAGGGCGCCACGCGCGAGTACCTCGTCGTCGAGTACGCCCCCGCCAAGCGCGGCCAGCCCGGCGACCGGCTCTACATCCCCACCGACCAGCTGGAGCAGATCACCAAGTACGTCGGCGGCGAGGCCCCCACGCTGCACCGGCTCGGCGGCGCCGACTGGACCAAGACCAAGGCGCGCGCGAAGAAGGCCGTCAAGGAGATCGCCGCCGATCTGATCAAGCTGTACAGCGCGCGGATGGCGGCCCCCGGCCACACCTTCGGCCCGGACACCCCGTGGCAGCGCGAGCTGGAGGACGCCTTCCCGTACGCGGAGACGCCCGACCAGCTCACCACCATCGCCGAGGTCAAGGAGGACATGGAGAAGTCGGTCCCCATGGACCGCCTGATCTGCGGCGACGTCGGTTACGGCAAGACAGAGATCGCGGTGCGGGCCGCCTTCAAGGCAGTGCAGGACGGCAAGCAGGTGGCCGTTCTCGTCCCGACCACCCTGCTGGTGCAGCAGCACTTCGGGACGTTCAGCGAGCGATACTCCCAGTTCCCCGTGGTCGTGAAGGCGCTCAGCCGCTTCCAGACCGACACCGAGGCCAAGGCCGTCCTGGAGGGCCTGCGGGAGGGCTCGGTGGACGTCGTCATCGGCACCCACCGGCTGTTCTCCTCGGAGACCAAGTTCAAGGACCTCGGCCTGGTCATCGTCGACGAGGAGCAGCGCTTCGGCGTCGAGCACAAGGAGCAGCTGAAGAAGCTCCGCGCCAACGTCGACGTGCTGACCATGTCCGCCACCCCGATCCCGCGCACCCTGGAGATGGCGGTCACCGGCATCCGCGAGATGTCGACGATCACCACGCCCCCGGAGGAGCGCCACCCGGTGCTCACCTTCGTCGGGCCGTACGAGGAGAAGCAGATCGGCGCGGCCATCCGCCGTGAACTGCTGCGCGAGGGCCAGGTCTTCTACATCCACAACCGGGTCGAGTCGATCGACCGGGCGGCCTCCCGGCTGCGCGAGATCGTCCCCGAGGCGCGGATCGCCACCGCCCACGGCCAGATGTCGGAGCAGGCCCTGGAGCAGGTCGTCGTCGACTTCTGGGAGAAGAAGTTCGACGTGCTGGTGTCGACCACGATCGTCGAGTCGGGCATCGACATCTCCAACGCGAACACCCTGATCGTGGAGCGCGGCGACAACTTCGGCCTGTCCCAGCTGCACCAGCTGCGCGGCCGGGTCGGGCGTGGCCGCGAGCGCGGCTACGCGTACTTCCTGTACCCGCCGGAGAAGCCGCTCACCGAGACCGCGCACGAACGGCTCGCGACGATCGCCCAGCACACCGAGATGGGCGCGGGCATGTACGTCGCGATGAAGGACCTGGAGATCCGCGGCGCGGGCAACCTCCTCGGCGGCGAGCAGTCCGGGCACATCGCGGGCGTCGGCTTCGACCTGTACGTCCGCATGGTCGGCGAGGCCGTCGCGGACTACCGGGCCTCCCTGGAGGGCGGTGTCGAGGAGGAGCCGCCGCTGGAGGTCAAGATCGAGCTCCCGGTCGACGCGCACGTCCCGCACGACTACGCGCCGGGCGAGCGGCTGCGCCTGCAGGCCTACCGCGCGATCGCCTCGGTGAACACCGAGGAGGACATCAAGGCCGTACGCGAGGAACTCGTCGACCGCTACGGCAAGTTGCCCGAGCCGGTGGAGAACCTGCTGCTGGTGGCGGGACTTCGGATGCTGGCCCGCGCGTGCGGCGTCGGCGAGATCGTCCTCCAGGGCACCAACATCCGCTTCGCACCGGTGGAGTTGCGGGAGTCGCAGGAGCTGCGGCTCAAGCGGCTCTACCCGGGCACCGTCATCAAGCCGGCCGCGCACCAGGTGCTGGTGCCGCGCCCGAAGACCGCGAAGGTGGGCGGAAAGCCGTTGGTCGGGCGGGAGTTGCTCGGCTGGGTGGGGGAGTTCCTCACGTCGATCCTGGGGTCGTGA
- a CDS encoding FtsX-like permease family protein, which yields MTVMKTSMRNFFAHKGRMALSAVAVLLSVAFVCGTLVFTDTMNTTFDKLFAATSSDVTVSAKGASDTGETTSGNGKPPVMPASVLTKVREAQGVKTAEGTVFSTSVTVVDADKDSLSPSGGGPTIVGSWNGNDARTMKITSGAAPKNSGQVMVDKDTVDKHHLKLGDEIGVISAVGTHTAKISGVAEFEVTNPGAAIFYLDTKTAQQTLVGESNVFTNVNVTAASGVTDAQLKKNVAAELGGSYKVQTAKETADANQKDVESFMNVMKYAMLGFAGIAFLVGIFLIINTFSMLVAQRTREIGLMRAVGSSRGQVNRSVLVEALLLGVFGSVLGVGAGVGLAVGLMKLMGSLGIHLSTSDLTIAWTTPVVGLLLGVVVTVLAAWLPARRAGKVSPMAALRDAGAPADAKAGRVRALVGTVLTAGGGYALYLASAADKAKEGSLWLGLGVVLTLIGFVVVGPLLAGGVVRVLGAIVLRMFGPIGRLAERNALRNPRRTGATGAALMIGLALVACLSVVGSSMVASATDELDKTVGTDFIIQSDSGQLVTPAAVKAVKDTPGLAHVTEYKITEADYTTPDGKTLKDTDITAADPTYATDLQTKTVAGDLADAYKPDSMSVHEKFAKAHGIHLGSKIKVAFKDGATAELTVRAITSSDVVIDAGSKYISTATLAKYVPADKMPLDQLVFANAKDGQQDAAYKSLKSALHDYPQYTVRDQTDYKEAFKDQIGQLLNMIYGLLALAIIVAILGVVNTLALSVVERTREIGLMRAIGLSRRQLRRMIRMESVVIALFGALLGLGLGMGWGATAQKLLALEGLKVLDIPWPTIIAVFIGSAFVGLFAALIPAFRAGRMNVLNAIATE from the coding sequence ATGACCGTCATGAAGACCTCGATGCGCAACTTCTTCGCGCACAAGGGACGCATGGCCCTGTCGGCCGTGGCGGTCCTGCTGTCGGTCGCCTTCGTCTGCGGGACGCTGGTGTTCACCGACACGATGAACACCACCTTCGACAAGCTCTTCGCGGCCACCTCCTCGGACGTGACGGTGAGCGCCAAGGGCGCCTCCGACACCGGCGAGACCACCTCCGGCAACGGCAAGCCGCCGGTCATGCCGGCCTCCGTGCTGACCAAGGTGCGTGAGGCACAGGGCGTGAAGACGGCGGAGGGGACCGTCTTCTCGACCTCGGTGACCGTCGTGGACGCCGACAAGGACAGCCTCTCGCCGTCCGGCGGCGGCCCGACCATCGTCGGCAGCTGGAACGGCAACGACGCCCGCACCATGAAGATCACCTCCGGTGCGGCACCGAAGAACTCCGGCCAGGTGATGGTCGACAAGGACACCGTCGACAAGCACCACCTGAAGCTCGGTGACGAGATCGGCGTGATCAGCGCGGTCGGCACGCACACCGCGAAGATCTCCGGCGTCGCCGAGTTCGAGGTCACCAACCCCGGTGCGGCGATCTTCTACCTGGACACGAAGACCGCCCAGCAGACGCTCGTCGGCGAGTCGAACGTCTTCACGAACGTCAACGTCACGGCCGCGTCCGGTGTCACCGACGCGCAGCTGAAGAAGAACGTCGCCGCCGAGCTCGGCGGCTCCTACAAGGTGCAGACGGCCAAGGAGACCGCCGACGCCAACCAGAAGGACGTCGAGAGCTTCATGAACGTCATGAAGTACGCGATGCTCGGCTTCGCCGGGATCGCCTTCCTCGTCGGCATCTTCCTGATCATCAACACCTTCTCGATGCTGGTCGCCCAGCGCACGCGGGAGATCGGTCTGATGCGGGCCGTCGGCTCCTCCCGCGGGCAGGTCAACCGGTCCGTGCTGGTCGAGGCGCTGCTCCTGGGCGTGTTCGGCTCGGTGCTGGGGGTCGGCGCGGGCGTCGGGCTCGCGGTCGGGCTGATGAAGCTCATGGGCTCCCTGGGCATCCATCTGTCCACCAGCGACCTGACCATCGCCTGGACGACCCCGGTGGTCGGCCTGCTCCTCGGCGTGGTCGTCACCGTCCTCGCCGCCTGGCTGCCGGCCCGCCGCGCGGGCAAGGTCTCGCCGATGGCCGCCCTGCGGGACGCGGGCGCCCCCGCCGACGCCAAGGCGGGCCGCGTACGGGCCCTGGTGGGCACGGTCCTGACCGCCGGAGGCGGCTACGCGCTCTACCTGGCCTCCGCGGCCGACAAGGCCAAGGAGGGCTCGCTGTGGCTCGGCCTCGGCGTGGTCCTCACCCTGATCGGATTCGTCGTCGTCGGACCGCTCCTCGCCGGCGGTGTGGTGCGCGTCCTGGGCGCGATCGTCCTCAGGATGTTCGGTCCGATCGGCCGCCTGGCCGAGCGCAACGCCCTGCGCAACCCGCGCCGTACCGGTGCCACGGGCGCCGCCCTGATGATCGGCCTCGCGCTGGTCGCGTGTCTGTCGGTCGTCGGCTCCTCCATGGTCGCCTCGGCCACGGACGAGCTCGACAAGACGGTCGGCACGGACTTCATCATCCAGTCCGACAGCGGGCAGCTGGTCACCCCGGCCGCGGTGAAGGCCGTGAAGGACACCCCGGGCCTGGCGCACGTCACCGAGTACAAGATCACGGAGGCCGACTACACGACCCCCGACGGCAAGACGCTCAAGGACACCGACATCACGGCGGCCGACCCGACGTACGCCACCGACCTTCAGACCAAGACGGTCGCGGGCGACCTCGCCGACGCCTACAAGCCCGACTCGATGTCCGTGCACGAGAAGTTCGCCAAGGCGCACGGCATCCACCTGGGCTCGAAGATCAAGGTCGCCTTCAAGGACGGCGCGACCGCCGAGCTGACGGTCCGGGCGATCACCAGCAGTGACGTCGTCATCGACGCGGGCTCCAAGTACATCTCGACCGCCACGCTCGCCAAGTACGTGCCGGCCGACAAGATGCCGCTCGACCAGCTGGTCTTCGCCAACGCCAAGGACGGGCAGCAGGACGCCGCGTACAAGTCCCTGAAGTCGGCGCTGCACGACTACCCGCAGTACACCGTGCGCGACCAGACCGACTACAAGGAAGCGTTCAAGGACCAGATCGGCCAGCTCCTGAACATGATCTACGGCCTGCTGGCCCTCGCGATCATCGTCGCGATCCTGGGTGTCGTGAACACCCTGGCGCTCTCGGTGGTCGAGCGGACCCGGGAGATCGGCCTCATGCGGGCGATCGGCCTCTCGCGGCGCCAGCTGCGGCGGATGATCCGCATGGAGTCGGTGGTCATCGCGCTCTTCGGCGCACTGCTGGGCCTGGGGCTGGGCATGGGCTGGGGCGCCACCGCCCAGAAGCTCCTCGCCCTGGAGGGCCTGAAGGTCCTGGACATCCCCTGGCCGACGATCATCGCGGTCTTCATCGGCTCGGCCTTCGTGGGCCTGTTCGCCGCCCTGATCCCGGCGTTCCGGGCGGGCCGGATGAACGTCCTGAACGCGATCGCCACCGAGTAG
- a CDS encoding ABC transporter ATP-binding protein, which produces MTSAVTITRHGGTGGRTAVAARARQVVKAYGSGETRVVALDHVDVDIARGQFTAIMGPSGSGKSTLMHCLAGLDTVTSGQIHLDDTEITGLKDKKLTQLRRDRVGFIFQAFNLLPTLNALENITLPMDIAGRKPDKQWLARVVDTVGLSDRLKHRPTQLSGGQQQRVAVARALAARPEIIFGDEPTGNLDSRAGAEVLGFLRRSVDELGQTIVMVTHDPVAASYADRVLYLADGRIVDEMHKPTAEAVLDRMKDFDARGRTS; this is translated from the coding sequence GTGACATCGGCTGTAACCATCACCAGGCACGGGGGCACTGGAGGGCGTACGGCCGTTGCCGCGCGGGCGCGGCAGGTCGTCAAGGCGTACGGGTCCGGCGAGACCCGTGTCGTCGCCCTCGACCATGTGGACGTGGACATCGCTCGCGGACAGTTCACCGCGATCATGGGCCCCTCCGGGTCCGGCAAGTCCACCCTCATGCACTGCCTCGCCGGTCTCGACACCGTGACGAGCGGTCAGATCCACCTGGACGACACCGAGATCACCGGCCTGAAGGACAAGAAGCTCACGCAGCTGCGCCGCGACCGGGTCGGATTCATCTTCCAGGCGTTCAACCTGCTCCCGACGCTCAACGCGCTCGAGAACATCACGCTGCCCATGGACATCGCCGGACGCAAGCCCGACAAGCAGTGGCTCGCGCGCGTGGTGGACACCGTTGGACTTTCGGACCGGCTCAAGCACCGTCCCACCCAGCTCTCCGGCGGACAGCAGCAGCGGGTCGCCGTGGCCCGTGCCCTGGCCGCCCGCCCCGAGATCATCTTCGGTGACGAGCCGACCGGAAACCTCGACTCGCGCGCGGGTGCCGAGGTACTGGGCTTCCTGCGCCGCTCGGTCGACGAGCTCGGGCAGACCATCGTGATGGTCACGCACGACCCGGTGGCCGCCTCCTACGCGGACCGCGTGCTGTACCTCGCCGACGGCCGGATCGTCGACGAGATGCACAAGCCCACCGCGGAGGCCGTCCTGGACCGCATGAAGGACTTCGACGCCCGGGGGCGCACGTCATGA